A window of Hyphomicrobiales bacterium genomic DNA:
AACTTCGCGCTCACTCAAGGCTTCGCGCACCAAGCGGAATTCAAAGTGCTCTAAATAACGCAAGCCCCCATGAATGAGCTTGGATGACCAAGAGGATGTTCCGCTGGCCAGATCATTCATTTCAGCCAAGCGCACAGAATAACCACGACCGACCGCATCACGTGCGATGCCGCAGCCGTTTATCCCTCCGCCAATGACGAAAATATCTGACACTTCTGACAATGCGTCCTCCCAGACCCCAGCACACAGCTGCGCCCACCTTCAAAACAATAACATATGAAAGGAAAACGAATGTCAAACGAAAAATTGCCAGCTTTTTAGGTTTTTAGTTTTGTTTATCAACCTCTATAACTTCGACCTCTGCTTTTAAGCAGGCGGCGGCAAATTTATCGTCTTTTACGATGTCGGTGATAAAGGTATCTATCTGAGATATATGCCCAATTCGAACCGGTGCACTGCGCTCTAATTTTGTAGAATCTGCGATCAATATGACGTGTCGGGCGTTTTCAATAATTGCTTGCGAGACTTTCACTTCTCTAAAATCGTAATCGAGAAGCGAGCCATCTGAATCAATAGCGGAAGAGCCAATGATGGCAAAATCCACTTTGAAATTGTTGATGAAATCAACAGCCGCCTCACCAACAACACCGCCGTCTGATGCACGCACAACACCACCTGCCATGATCATTTCATTCTTCACCGCAAGGCGTAAACTACTGGCAACATTGATGTTATTAGTAATAATCATCAATCCCTCATGCTCAATCAAGGCATCGCTAAATGCTTCAGTCGTCGTGCCAATGTTGACGAATAACGAGGCGTTGTTTGGGATTAATTCAGCCGCTGCTTTGCCAATCGCGATCTTTTGAGGGGCTGCAATTTGGCGCCTAGACTCATATTCGACGTTCACACGGCCATCAATCGCCTGTGCTCCGCCATGGAACCGAACCAGCTTATTGTTTTTGCTTAGAAACTTAAGGTCTGCGCGTAAAGTCTGTGGCGTTACGTCAAATTTTTCAACGAGATCTTCGACAAATACACGTCCTTCAGCTTTGACTAATTCCAAAATCTTTTTTTGGCGTTCTGTCGTGAACATCTAATTGAATTCCCTTATCTGATTTTCTTATTCGTTCGAAATCGAATAATACGAAAATTAAAAGAAGAGTCGATAACAAATGATAGAAACCAGAAAAACAACGAGTTCAAACCGGAGGCGTTGATGACCAACATGCTTACACCACCAATCGCGCCACTCAAAG
This region includes:
- a CDS encoding DeoR/GlpR family DNA-binding transcription regulator, translating into MFTTERQKKILELVKAEGRVFVEDLVEKFDVTPQTLRADLKFLSKNNKLVRFHGGAQAIDGRVNVEYESRRQIAAPQKIAIGKAAAELIPNNASLFVNIGTTTEAFSDALIEHEGLMIITNNINVASSLRLAVKNEMIMAGGVVRASDGGVVGEAAVDFINNFKVDFAIIGSSAIDSDGSLLDYDFREVKVSQAIIENARHVILIADSTKLERSAPVRIGHISQIDTFITDIVKDDKFAAACLKAEVEVIEVDKQN